In Aureibaculum algae, the following are encoded in one genomic region:
- a CDS encoding TetR family transcriptional regulator C-terminal domain-containing protein, giving the protein MAKKKNITANDLMSFYMDYVLEHNEQPKTVYAFAKHNNFDEALFYNFYGTFEALEKSVFKTFFENTIIALHKSEEYASYESRDKLLSFYFTFFENLTANRSYVLQALKVDGNKLKSITKLSELKKAFTDYIDSLEIEMVDMKEARLVKFQQKTLKESAWLQLIVTIKFWMDDTSKNFEKTDVFIEKAVNTSFDLIDTQPIKSIIDLGKFLYKEKMKL; this is encoded by the coding sequence ATGATCTGATGTCTTTTTATATGGACTATGTATTAGAGCATAACGAACAACCAAAGACCGTTTATGCTTTTGCAAAACATAACAATTTTGATGAAGCTCTTTTTTACAATTTCTACGGTACCTTTGAAGCTTTAGAAAAAAGTGTTTTTAAAACGTTTTTTGAGAATACGATTATTGCATTACATAAAAGCGAAGAGTATGCCTCATATGAGTCTAGAGATAAGCTATTGAGTTTTTATTTCACATTCTTCGAAAACCTTACGGCAAATCGAAGTTATGTTTTACAAGCATTGAAAGTTGATGGAAATAAATTGAAAAGTATTACTAAACTTTCAGAATTAAAAAAAGCATTTACAGATTACATTGATAGTTTGGAAATCGAAATGGTGGATATGAAAGAAGCTAGGTTGGTGAAATTTCAGCAAAAGACGTTGAAAGAATCGGCTTGGTTACAATTAATAGTTACTATAAAGTTTTGGATGGATGACACTTCTAAAAACTTCGAAAAAACAGATGTGTTTATAGAAAAAGCGGTTAATACAAGTTTTGATTTAATAGATACACAGCCAATCAAAAGTATTATTGATTTAGGTAAATTTTTGTACAAAGAAAAGATGAAACTGTAA
- a CDS encoding ABC1 kinase family protein — translation MKTIDSIPTSKIQRASKLVKTGAKVGVNYLKYYGDKIMNSEVEAKERLNENNANDIYDGLKQLKGSALKVAQMLSMEKNILPNAYVEKFSLAQFSVPPLSPPLVIKTFKQYFGKHPNEIFDVFNSTSVNAASIGQVHKAEKDNKELAVKIQYPGVAQSISSDLAMVKPIAMSMFNIKGKDSGKYFKEVEDKLIEETDYILEVKQSIAMVNAAKHIPNLLFPRYYKEFSSERIITMDWMHGEHLSEFVAHNDNQEMANQLGQALWDFYMFQIHKLKKVHADPHPGNFLINKEGKLIVIDFGCIKEIPEEFYIPYFELAEEDNINNPAIFKDKLYELEILREDDSKEEIEFFTKMFHEMLSLFTQPLHQEVFDFSNPEFFEKIGQLGERYSKSTELRKMNGNRGSKHFIYINRTFFGLYNLMFDLKSQGVKINNFKKL, via the coding sequence ATGAAAACGATCGACAGTATTCCAACTTCAAAAATACAACGTGCCTCAAAACTAGTAAAAACTGGAGCTAAGGTTGGTGTTAACTACCTGAAGTATTATGGAGATAAAATTATGAATTCAGAAGTAGAAGCAAAAGAAAGATTAAATGAAAATAATGCGAACGATATATATGATGGACTAAAACAGTTAAAAGGTAGTGCCTTAAAGGTGGCTCAAATGTTGAGTATGGAAAAGAATATTTTACCCAATGCTTATGTTGAAAAATTTTCGCTAGCTCAATTTTCTGTACCGCCCTTATCACCCCCCTTAGTCATCAAAACATTTAAGCAGTATTTTGGTAAACATCCTAATGAAATCTTTGATGTTTTTAATTCGACTTCAGTTAATGCGGCAAGTATTGGTCAAGTACATAAAGCAGAAAAAGATAATAAAGAGTTGGCGGTAAAAATACAATATCCCGGAGTTGCTCAGAGTATTAGTTCAGATTTAGCTATGGTTAAACCTATCGCTATGAGCATGTTTAATATAAAAGGTAAAGATTCTGGTAAATATTTTAAGGAAGTAGAAGATAAGTTGATTGAAGAAACCGATTATATTTTAGAGGTGAAACAAAGTATAGCTATGGTAAATGCCGCTAAGCACATTCCTAATTTACTTTTTCCTAGATATTATAAAGAGTTTTCTTCGGAGAGAATTATTACCATGGATTGGATGCACGGAGAACATTTGTCTGAATTTGTAGCTCATAATGACAATCAAGAAATGGCTAATCAGTTAGGCCAAGCTCTGTGGGATTTTTACATGTTCCAAATTCATAAATTGAAAAAAGTACATGCAGATCCACATCCTGGTAACTTTTTAATTAATAAAGAAGGTAAGCTAATTGTTATTGATTTTGGATGTATAAAAGAAATTCCAGAAGAATTTTATATTCCTTATTTTGAACTAGCAGAAGAAGATAATATTAATAATCCTGCCATTTTTAAGGATAAGCTATATGAATTAGAAATCTTAAGAGAAGATGATTCTAAAGAGGAGATTGAATTTTTTACGAAAATGTTTCATGAAATGTTGAGCTTATTTACGCAGCCACTACATCAAGAAGTTTTTGATTTTTCAAATCCTGAATTTTTCGAAAAAATAGGACAATTGGGCGAACGTTATTCTAAGAGTACCGAATTGAGAAAAATGAATGGAAATAGAGGGTCTAAGCATTTTATTTATATAAACAGAACTTTTTTTGGTTTGTATAATTTAATGTTTGATTTAAAATCACAAGGAGTGAAAATAAATAATTTTAAGAAGTTGTAA
- a CDS encoding flavin reductase family protein — translation MAYFSKADLDNLHHLYRINLINSCTGYKSANLIGSKSADNFENLAVFSSVTHMGSHPPLLGVFFRPTTVARNTYENIKATGVYTINHINEEVIEDAHHTSAKYDKLISEFEKTDLKPEYLNAFTAPFVTGAPVKLAMKFVEEYEIKSNGVILVIGEIIDLHIQDDMLQNDGFINLTSGKVAAINGLDGYAIPQLKKRLDYQRPK, via the coding sequence ATGGCCTATTTTAGTAAAGCCGATCTTGATAATTTGCATCATCTGTATAGAATTAATCTAATAAATAGTTGTACCGGTTATAAATCGGCTAATTTAATTGGTTCAAAATCGGCAGATAATTTTGAAAACCTAGCTGTGTTTAGTTCGGTAACCCACATGGGGTCTCATCCGCCATTGTTAGGTGTGTTTTTTAGACCAACAACTGTTGCTAGAAATACCTATGAAAATATTAAGGCGACGGGAGTGTATACCATCAATCACATTAATGAAGAGGTTATAGAAGATGCTCACCATACTTCCGCTAAATATGATAAGCTCATCTCAGAGTTTGAAAAGACTGATTTAAAACCAGAGTACCTAAATGCTTTTACAGCTCCTTTTGTTACAGGTGCTCCTGTAAAATTGGCCATGAAGTTTGTTGAAGAATATGAAATAAAGAGCAATGGTGTTATTTTAGTAATAGGTGAAATAATCGATTTACATATACAAGATGATATGTTGCAAAATGATGGTTTTATAAACCTTACTTCAGGAAAAGTGGCAGCCATAAACGGTTTAGACGGCTATGCAATACCTCAATTAAAAAAAAGATTAGATTACCAACGTCCAAAGTAA
- a CDS encoding PLP-dependent cysteine synthase family protein, with translation MSHKLGINQNILELIGNTPMIKLNKITDELEGEFYTKFEGYNPGHSTKDRIAHHIIEQAEKEGLIKKGTTIIETTSGNTGFSIAMVSRIKGYDCILAVTSKSSSDKIDMLKAMGAKVYVCPAHVSADDPRSYYNVAKKLHSEIADSVYINQYFNQLNTDAHYNSTGPEIWEQTDGEITHLVAASGTGGTISGTSRYLKEQNPNIKIIGVDAYGSVLKKFHETGELDTKESYPYRIEGLGKNLIPTATDFDVIDKFEKVSDEDSAHRAREIALSEGVFAGYTSGAAMQAVFQLAKKGEFDENSKVVVIFPDHGSRYMSKIYSDDWMQEQGFFDTEKFAHSEIEFIK, from the coding sequence ATGAGTCATAAATTAGGTATTAACCAGAACATTTTAGAGCTTATTGGTAATACACCAATGATTAAGTTAAATAAAATTACCGACGAATTAGAAGGTGAGTTCTATACAAAGTTTGAAGGTTATAACCCAGGTCATTCAACAAAAGATAGAATTGCCCATCATATTATTGAACAAGCTGAAAAAGAAGGTTTAATTAAAAAAGGCACAACAATAATTGAGACTACATCAGGTAATACTGGTTTTAGTATTGCAATGGTTAGTAGAATAAAAGGTTATGATTGTATTTTAGCAGTAACGTCAAAGTCATCAAGTGATAAAATTGACATGTTAAAGGCCATGGGAGCAAAGGTATATGTTTGCCCAGCTCATGTAAGTGCTGACGATCCGCGTTCTTATTATAATGTTGCAAAAAAATTGCATTCAGAAATAGCAGATTCAGTTTATATCAACCAATATTTTAATCAATTAAATACTGATGCACATTATAATTCTACCGGACCTGAAATATGGGAACAAACGGATGGTGAAATAACTCATTTAGTTGCAGCCAGTGGAACAGGTGGTACAATTTCTGGAACTTCAAGATATTTAAAAGAGCAAAACCCTAATATAAAAATTATTGGTGTAGATGCATATGGTTCAGTATTGAAAAAATTCCATGAAACAGGAGAATTAGATACTAAAGAGAGTTATCCGTATCGTATTGAAGGCTTAGGTAAAAATTTAATACCGACGGCAACAGATTTTGATGTTATTGACAAATTTGAAAAGGTAAGTGATGAAGATAGTGCCCATAGAGCTAGAGAAATTGCATTATCAGAAGGCGTTTTTGCTGGTTATACAAGTGGAGCCGCTATGCAAGCGGTATTTCAATTAGCGAAAAAAGGTGAATTTGATGAAAATAGCAAGGTAGTTGTTATTTTTCCTGATCACGGTTCAAGATATATGAGTAAAATTTACAGTGATGATTGGATGCAAGAACAAGGTTTTTTCGATACAGAAAAATTTGCACATTCAGAAATTGAATTTATAAAATAA